Part of the Flavobacterium sp. KS-LB2 genome is shown below.
ACTAATCTAAAATAACCGAAAATATTGTTTTCAATTTGATCAAAAATTATATTAAAATTTTGTATTATTTATGTTTGCGATTGTAAAGGTTTTTTAATCGTTCTCTTAATTTGTATTTTTATCAGATATTAATAAAAGAACTTATGGAAGCAGTTTTAAGGCAACAAATTGAGAAAATTGTACCATTAACCGATGATGAATTTAGATTCGTATTGTCCCACTTTTCGGTAGGTAACTATAAAAAACATCAATACATTGTGCAGCAGGAAAATTCTGTTCCGTATGTTTATTTTGTTGTAAAAGGATTTTTGAAATCTTTTTACATAGACAAATCAGGTAAGAATCATATCCTGCAATTCGCCATGAAAGATTGGTGGATTACTGATAATCAAGGTTTCTATAATAACCAGAATGCTACGCTCAACATTGACTGTTTAGAAGATACACAAACCTATTATATCACTCTTGAGAACAGAGAAAAATTGTGTGCCGAATTACAGAAAATGGAATTCTTCTTTTTGCAAAAAATGACTGCCGGAAATATTGCGCTTCAAAACCGAATTCTATCATTAATGAGTAAGAACTCCCAGGAAAGATACCTACAATTTATTCAGTTGTATCCAGACTTGATTCAGCGCCTTCCTAAAACTTTAGTCGCATCTTATCTTGGTATTTCAAGAGAAACATTAAGCCGGTTGTCGCATTGATGTGATATAGGTCACAAATTATATGTGCGCTATGTCCTGTATAGTCTTTGTCGCATTCCCGAAATTTGTATTTTATAATTTTAAAATACAAACATGGAAAATATAGCGTTAGTAGTTGGAGCAACCGGAATAACGGGAAGTAATCTCGCAGAAAAACTTATTGCTAAAGGCTGGACCACTTTCGGTTTAGCCAGAAACCCACGAAAAGATATAGAAAACCTTAAGCCAGTTGCTGCAGACCTTTTGGATTTGGAGCATTTAAAGACCGCTTTAAAAGACGTTTTTCCCACACACATTTACATTACAACTTGGATGCGTCAGGATTCTGAAGCCGAAAATATTCGGGTGAATAGCTTGATGATCAGAAACCTTCTGGAGGCATTATCTGCTAAAAAATCTGTGAAACACGTAGCACTTGTTACAGGACTGAAACATTATCTTGGACCTTTTGAGGCTTACGCTAAAGAAGGATTTTTGCCCGAAACACCGCTTAGGGAAGAGCAGCCACGTCTAGATTTAGAGAATTTTTATTATGCTCAAGAAGATGAGGTTTATGCCGCTGCATCGCGAGATGGTTTTACATGGAGCATTCACCGCCCGCATACGGTTATAGGAAAAGCGGTAGGAAACTTAATGAATCTGGGAACTACGCTTGCGGTATTTGCCATTATTTGTAAAGAAACAGGAAAGCCATTTCAGTGGCCGGGTTCAGCAGCGCAATGGAATGGACTTTCAGATGTTACAGATGCCAGAGTATTGGCTGAACATTTAATATGGGCTTCCACTACAGAAGCGGCTCGTAACGAAGCGTTCAACGTGGTCAATGGAGATTTCTTTCGTTGGAAATGGTTGTGGAATAAATTAGCGGAATCGTTCGGAATTGAGGCAATCGGTTTTGATGGTACGATTCATCCTCTTGAAGAACAAATGAGTGAAGATGCTACAATTTGGAAAAAAATAGCCTCCGAAAATGGATTGCAAGAATCCGATTTAAACCAGTTAGCCTCACCATGGCATACTGATCTTGATTTGGGCCGACCAATAGAAGTGATGACGGATATGTCTAAAAGCAGGAAACTCGGCTTTACTGTTTTTCAAAGTACGGAAGATTCCTTTTATGATTTGTTTGAGCAGCTTCGAAAGGATCGATTAATTCCATAGAGGTTTCATAAGGATTTTCCTAAAATAGTCTCATAAAAATAGGGTTTCAAGTTGTGTTTGTTGAAGCCCTATTTTATTTTTACCATAGTTAAAACTTGCTATAGCTATATACTCAAAGTATCATAGACAACAACTTTTTCCCATAAATGAGCGCATTTCTTGATGAATTCTTGATGAATAGGATGATCTTGATATATTTTTTGGTCGGTTTCATTGTCAAAAAACAACAGTTCCGAAACGTCCCATGAAGTGTCTACTACATCCCGTTTTTCAGTTGATGCCAAAGTTCCTACATGAATTTGACGCACAGTAGGAATGGATGCCAACTTTTTTAAACCAGCAATGAGTTCTTTTTTATCTGCTTCAGATTCTGGATTTTTTAGCCAAAAGTATACTTGGTGCAGTAGTGATTTTTTTGGTGCAGGTATTTTAAATCCCATAAGACTGGCTATTCCTATTAAAGCCGCGGAACCAATAAATTTTCTTCGTATCATACGTTCATTTCTTTACGAAGTGAAAATTAAGAAATAAAATGCAGAATACTTCCTTATTTAAGGCGAAAAGTATCATGAAGTTAATTTGCGTATGCACTAATTCAAAAACAGCTTTAGAACAAAAAAGACCTTATATTGCTGTAAAGTCTTTTTAAAAAGATTCCCTTTGGGCTCAAGGAAAGAATATGTAAAGTTTACTTTTTTGTTTTTAAATTTTATGCCTCAAGTAATATTATATCGTGTTCAAAATATTTAAAAAACTATAATATAGCTTGTTTAATTAAACTCATTAGGTACTCTAAATTCATTGTGCTGTTTACGATGGTTTCATAATCGCCATTTCCCCAATGTCCAGTTTTTGATACATCTTTCATTAATCCTTTTGGGTCGTCCAATTGCCCTTTTTTCAGATTAATAAAAATCTTGAGCCCTTTTTTCAGTATAATAATATCTGCAATATTTTTATTTTTTTTAAAAGCGATATATAGTTTTTTGGGAACAATTTCAATATCATCGGATAAGTTTAAAATAGCATTTTTGTACCATTCATACAATTCTGTAACTTCCTCCAAAGAACTATTTAAATGATCTTCTTCCGTATATACCTTGATTTCAGCTGTGACTGCTTGTATGATACTATTTTGTTTACTTAAGGGTTTGATACTCTCAGCTGATTTAGTTTTCTTGATTGGGTTGATGCTGATTAAATCATTTTCATATCGTTTTATTTCCCAAAGTTCAATGGCGATATCTTTAAAGTTTGTTGCTAGTCGTTGATTTTCAGTGAAACTTGGCGAGACAAATACGACTCTTGTTTGTGACCAATCTATAGCTTTACTATGAATGGTTTTATGAAGTGTTTCGTTATAGGACAAAACAAAATCAGCTTTATTTTCAAGCATTAAACTCAAATAGGTAAAACCTTGATCGACTACGCTTGTGCTTTTATCTCGTTTGTATTCAATTATTACAAAAGCTTTTGATTGCGCGTCATAGCCCAAAGTATCAATACGCTTGCCTTTGATGAAAAATTCAGACTTCACCATTTCTAAACCCATCAATTCTGGAAGATTATTTTCAACTAACGCTTGAATTTCTCGCTCCAATTTAAAAGGTTTTTCTTTTAATAGACTAAGATTATTCGTTTTTGTGATTTGGAAAAGATTCATTTTTTTTGAATTGAATTTATTTTTTAAAGTAAAGACTTATCATTCTTTTAAAAAAATATTTTCTAAAAAAGTTACTACTGGTAAATAATTAACTGATTTTAAATTGTATTCCTCACTATATTCCTTTATCCATTTTTTGAGATTAGATTTTACATTTATAGTAATGTCTTCCTTAAAATTATCTTTTAATTTTATTTCAAAATAATAGTCAGTTTTAGAGTTCTCTTTTCCTTCAATTTTAGATTTGTGTTTGTGCGCAATGGATGCAATGTCTCCACAAAAAGAGGTTAGATAAAATGCCTTTGTTCTACCGCCAGAGTAGATTACTAATTTCTTGGCATTGTGTAAATCATATGGAAATTCTAAAAAATTATTTTGCTTATCAGTTGAGTGAAAATAAAAGGTGTTCGTTTTAGTAAGTGTTACTAAATCTTTACTTCTGGTATATCCTAAAACAACTTTTTCCTTAGGTTTAGGTTCAACCTCTAAGTACGTTTGAAATTGTTTTTTATTCTCAAAGCCATTAATTTTTTTGCGATATGTTTCTGCAATTTCGGGATTTTCAATTTCTAATTTTCGGGCTTTACTAATTTCTAAAAATTCCGTTTCCATGTCTATCCCTAAATAACGTCGATTAGCTAGGTTGGCAGCAATTCCAGTTGTAGAGCTTCCTGCAAAAGGGTCAAGTATCCAAGCATTAGGTTGTGTGGAAGCCAGAATAATACGAGTCAAAACAGCAAGTGGTTTTTGAGTAGGGTGTTTGCTACATGATTTTTCCCAACCTGCAATGGCTGGCAATTTCCAAACATCTTTCATTTGTTTATTGCCGTTTAGTTTTTTCATTAACTCATAATTGTAATAATGTGGTACTTTCTCTTTTTTACGAGCCCAAATGATTAATTCGGCAGAATGAGTAAAAAAACGACACGAAAAATTAGGTGGTGGATTGTTCTTTTCCCAAGTAATCACATTAAGAATTTTGAAATCCAATTCTTGTAAGATTTGTCCAATAGAGAAAATATTATGATAGGTGCCACTTATCCAAATAGTACCGTTGTCTTTTAGTTTTTCACGCACCTTAGTAAGCCAGTTGCGATTGAAGTCATTGATGAAATCAAAACCCTCTGATTTGTCCCAATTGCCTTTGTTTATAGATTAGAAAAAAGATCAGAATCACACTTATTGTGGGTTGTGTAGCATTTTTTTAATCTATTTCTTTGAACAATTAAATAAATGATATGGATACTTCTTTTGAACGCTCAGAAAACACTACTGTAGAATGGTTGACACCGCCTGAATTAGTAATTAAATTAGGTAAATTTGATTTAGACCCATGTAGTCCAATTAATGCTCCTTTTTTACATGCAAAAACAAATTATAATATTTCTGATGATGGTTTGTCAAAAGATTGGTTTGGTAGAGTTTATCTAAATCCACCCTATGGTAGAGGAATGGATTTATGGATGGAAAAATTAAAAAATCACGGAAATGGAATAGCATTAATATACGCAAGGACTGAAACCATATATTTCTTTGAGCATATTTGGAATGATGCGAATGCGATTTTATTTGTAAGGGGAAGAATCAGATTCTATGACATTTTTGGAATACAAAGTGGCAGACCAGTTGCTCCAAGTGTTTTCATTGCTTATGGAAGAGAGAATGCATTAGCTTTAAAAAATTCTGGTATTGAAGGGAGATTTTTGAATTTGAAATTATAAGATTTCATAAACTATAAATTCTGCAATATTGAATTCTGCATCAATTATCCATAAGTTTTCAATTAGAAGTTTTTTTAATGCTTCGTCTTCATTGGTAACATCTTCAACAATACCTATTACTTGCATATTGTTTACTTCGTATGAACTATTTGGAGCTTCAGTGGCGCCTTCGGGTGAAATAAATATAAATTTTTTCATATTTCAATTTTTTTATAATTTCCTCTTCCGTTAAATTCTATTAATCCTTTATCTCTTAAAAATTGTAGTTGTTGACGAATTTTATCCTTGATATGATTATTGTTTGGGTATTTGATTTTTAATTTATTTTCGAAAGTGTATAATTCATCTAATGTAAATGATTGCTTTTTAATTTGTTCAATACAATTTAAAATATCTAATATCCAACCTCTTGATTCTAAACTTTTAGATTTTAAAAAATCAGTACTTTTTAATTTTAAATGTACTTTTTCTTGTTCAATAATTCTTGAATTTTCAACTATAAAAATTCTTCCATTTTCAGGAACTTTTGAAATATCAATGTTACAACCAACCCAACCAGCTCTTTTAGCAGTAATTGATAGTGGTTTTCGTTTAATAATAATTTCTGGAGTGAAAAATTGTTTTGGAATCACTAAAAAATTATTAACTTTATTGTTGTCATAAGTCAGAAAGAAGAAATTAGGATTTGTATCAGAAGTAATCCTTTTTATCATACTTTCATAAGCTCCATCATTAATTATGGTGCTTAATTTTCCGTTTTTACTTTTTAATTCAAATTCTTCCTTACATTCTAAACAATAAAAATCTGCAACTGGCATATTGTTTTCAAAATCGTTTAAGGGTAGTTGACCGCAGTTTGGACAATATGAATTTACTTTTACCCAATTTTCAGTTAATACTCTTGCAATCTGTGAATTGCTTTTATATCCTTCAGCTAGATCTAAATTAAAATTTAAGTTCATTAAAATGGAATTTGTTTTAAACAATAAGCCTTTGAGTCAGAAAATGAGTTGGTTTATAATTCGGCTAATTTCAAAAAAAGGTTTGCTTTCATTTTTATTCGATTAGTCAAAAATACTGTTTTATTATAATTTATTTCGTTTTTCTTTTCGTTGGGGAATATTGGTTTGTGCTGCAGCTTTTTTGGAGTAGGAGGAAATTGTGATAAGGCAATGCAACATCATTTTCTAGTTTTTATTTGCAAGCCTCGCTTTCACTAACGCCTTAAAACAAAAAAGCCTCTACATTTCTGTAAAGGCTTTTTAAAAAGCTCCCTCTCTTGGGCTCGAACCAAGGACCCTCTGATTAACAGTCAGATGCTCTAACCAACTGAGCTAAGAAGGAAACTGTATATTTTAATTCTAATATTGAATGAACGTTTTTTAGTGCTTTATGATGATGTGTGTTTAAGTTGTAAAGCGGTGCAAAGATAGGCTATCATTTGGTTTGTGCAAATAAAAATCGAACTTTTTTTATTTTTTTTTACTTCCCTACAATTGACTTGTAAATGTCGTTTCCGTTTGCAAATAGTAATAGTGTGATAAGTAAAACGAAACCAGCCAATTGCGCATTCTCTAGGAATTTATCACTAGGTTTTTTACCACTTATAATTTCATATAATAAAAACATCACGTGACCACCATCAAGAGCTGGAATAGGTAATAAGTTCATTACGCCCAGCATTATCGATAATAAAGCGGTGATGCTCCAGAAAACTTCCCAGCTCCATGTATTAGGAAAAATATCAAATATCGCTTTAAAACCTCCTACTTGTTTGTAAGCACCGGTGCTTGGACTAAAGATCATTTTTAATTGTTTTCCGTATCCTACTAACTGATCTTTCCCTTTTGTAATACCTACCGGAATAGATTCCATAAAACTAAATTCCTGTTTGCTGATTTTATAGTATCCTAATTTCTTTAATGATTCCATTCCTAAGCTTCCAAAACCAATTCCTAATTTTGCGTCTTTAGAAACTACAACCTGTAACGGAACTTGTTTTTCATCTCTTAAAACAACCGCAGCAATAGTTTTATTTTTATTCTTTTCTAATACTGAAGTTACTTCGTCATAATACTTAGTAGCTTGCCCATTCAAAGACAAAATAATATCTTTTGGTTGTAAATTGGTATTTAA
Proteins encoded:
- a CDS encoding Crp/Fnr family transcriptional regulator; translated protein: MEAVLRQQIEKIVPLTDDEFRFVLSHFSVGNYKKHQYIVQQENSVPYVYFVVKGFLKSFYIDKSGKNHILQFAMKDWWITDNQGFYNNQNATLNIDCLEDTQTYYITLENREKLCAELQKMEFFFLQKMTAGNIALQNRILSLMSKNSQERYLQFIQLYPDLIQRLPKTLVASYLGISRETLSRLSH
- a CDS encoding SDR family oxidoreductase, with the translated sequence MENIALVVGATGITGSNLAEKLIAKGWTTFGLARNPRKDIENLKPVAADLLDLEHLKTALKDVFPTHIYITTWMRQDSEAENIRVNSLMIRNLLEALSAKKSVKHVALVTGLKHYLGPFEAYAKEGFLPETPLREEQPRLDLENFYYAQEDEVYAAASRDGFTWSIHRPHTVIGKAVGNLMNLGTTLAVFAIICKETGKPFQWPGSAAQWNGLSDVTDARVLAEHLIWASTTEAARNEAFNVVNGDFFRWKWLWNKLAESFGIEAIGFDGTIHPLEEQMSEDATIWKKIASENGLQESDLNQLASPWHTDLDLGRPIEVMTDMSKSRKLGFTVFQSTEDSFYDLFEQLRKDRLIP
- a CDS encoding Dabb family protein, with the protein product MIRRKFIGSAALIGIASLMGFKIPAPKKSLLHQVYFWLKNPESEADKKELIAGLKKLASIPTVRQIHVGTLASTEKRDVVDTSWDVSELLFFDNETDQKIYQDHPIHQEFIKKCAHLWEKVVVYDTLSI
- a CDS encoding DUF5655 domain-containing protein; amino-acid sequence: MNLFQITKTNNLSLLKEKPFKLEREIQALVENNLPELMGLEMVKSEFFIKGKRIDTLGYDAQSKAFVIIEYKRDKSTSVVDQGFTYLSLMLENKADFVLSYNETLHKTIHSKAIDWSQTRVVFVSPSFTENQRLATNFKDIAIELWEIKRYENDLISINPIKKTKSAESIKPLSKQNSIIQAVTAEIKVYTEEDHLNSSLEEVTELYEWYKNAILNLSDDIEIVPKKLYIAFKKNKNIADIIILKKGLKIFINLKKGQLDDPKGLMKDVSKTGHWGNGDYETIVNSTMNLEYLMSLIKQAIL
- a CDS encoding DNA N-6-adenine-methyltransferase, which gives rise to MDTSFERSENTTVEWLTPPELVIKLGKFDLDPCSPINAPFLHAKTNYNISDDGLSKDWFGRVYLNPPYGRGMDLWMEKLKNHGNGIALIYARTETIYFFEHIWNDANAILFVRGRIRFYDIFGIQSGRPVAPSVFIAYGRENALALKNSGIEGRFLNLKL
- a CDS encoding DpnI domain-containing protein — protein: MFKTNSILMNLNFNLDLAEGYKSNSQIARVLTENWVKVNSYCPNCGQLPLNDFENNMPVADFYCLECKEEFELKSKNGKLSTIINDGAYESMIKRITSDTNPNFFFLTYDNNKVNNFLVIPKQFFTPEIIIKRKPLSITAKRAGWVGCNIDISKVPENGRIFIVENSRIIEQEKVHLKLKSTDFLKSKSLESRGWILDILNCIEQIKKQSFTLDELYTFENKLKIKYPNNNHIKDKIRQQLQFLRDKGLIEFNGRGNYKKIEI